In Candidatus Zixiibacteriota bacterium, the following proteins share a genomic window:
- the tuf gene encoding elongation factor Tu (EF-Tu; promotes GTP-dependent binding of aminoacyl-tRNA to the A-site of ribosomes during protein biosynthesis; when the tRNA anticodon matches the mRNA codon, GTP hydrolysis results; the inactive EF-Tu-GDP leaves the ribosome and release of GDP is promoted by elongation factor Ts; many prokaryotes have two copies of the gene encoding EF-Tu), with the protein PGVEMVMPGDNTQMEVELITPIAMEKELRFAIREGGRTVGAGVVGEIIA; encoded by the coding sequence CCGGGTGTTGAGATGGTCATGCCCGGGGACAACACGCAGATGGAAGTGGAGTTGATCACGCCGATTGCGATGGAGAAGGAGTTGCGGTTTGCGATTCGCGAGGGCGGCCGGACAGTTGGCGCCGGAGTCGTCGGTGAAATTATTGCCTAA